In Frankiaceae bacterium, the genomic stretch GATCTCCATCGCCATGTCGGCGAGCTTGAACGCGATCCCCTGGTTGCTGATGATCGGCTTGCCGAACGCGATCCGCTCCTTCGCGTAGTCGCGCGAGAACTCGAACGCCGCCCGCGCGATGCCGAGCGCCTGCGCGCCGACGAGCGGCCGCGTCGCCTCGAACGTCGACAGCGCACCCGACTTCCGGGTGGACTGGCCGGTCTTGGCCGACTCCATCTTGCGGTTGAGGACGTCCTCGCCGCCGAGCAGGCACTCGTCGGGGACGAAGCAGTCGGTGAGCACGACCTCCGCGGTGTGCGACGCGCGGATGCCGAGCTTCTTCTCCTTCTTGCCGCCCTTGATGCCCTCGGTGCCGGGCGGCACGACGAACGTCGCCTGCCCCTTGTGCCCGAGCGCCGGGTCGACGGTCGCGACGATGACGTGCACGTCGG encodes the following:
- a CDS encoding acyl-CoA dehydrogenase family protein; the protein is DVHVIVATVDPALGHKGQATFVVPPGTEGIKGGKKEKKLGIRASHTAEVVLTDCFVPDECLLGGEDVLNRKMESAKTGQSTRKSGALSTFEATRPLVGAQALGIARAAFEFSRDYAKERIAFGKPIISNQGIAFKLADMAMEIDCARLLVHRAAWMGRAGVPFKQAEGSMSKLKAGEVAVKVTDEAIQILGGYGYIKDYPVEKWHRDSKIYCIFEGTSEIQRLVISRAVAAAAQ